The proteins below come from a single Athene noctua chromosome 6, bAthNoc1.hap1.1, whole genome shotgun sequence genomic window:
- the ERO1A gene encoding ERO1-like protein alpha isoform X13 has product MAAGSGLLLLRAVGFAVLLLPVVPRGPPSVAERRCFCQVTGHLDDCTCDVETIDAFNNYKLFPRLNELLESDYFRYYKVNLKKPCPFWNDNSHCGIRDCAVKPCPSDEVPDGIRSGSYKYSEEASNLAEECEEAKRLGAVDGSLSKETQQAVLRWSRHDDSSDSFCEADDISSPDAEYVDLLLNPERYTGYKGPDAWKIWNSIYEENCFKPQNVKRPLASGRELRALSKVLPFFERPAFQLYTGNKSHDAEMKNLLLEILHLAKSFPLHFDENSFFAGNKKEAAKLKEEFRLHFKNISKIMDCVGCFKCRLWGKLQTQGLGTALKILFSESLIEKIPESGPSYGFQLTRQEIVALFNAFGRISTSVRELENFRNILQNMR; this is encoded by the exons ATGGCGGCGGGTAGCGGGCTGCTGCTGTTGCGAGCGGTGGGATTCGCCGTTCTCCTGTTGCCGGTGGTGCCCCGTGGGCCGCCCAGCGTGGCGGAACGACGCTGCTTCTGCCAG GTTACTGGTCATTTAGATGACTGCACCTGTGATGTAGAAACCATTGATGCCTTCAACAACTACAAGCTTTTTCCTAGACTGAATGAACTTCTTGAAAGTGACTATTTTAGATACTACAAG GTAAACTTAAAGAAACCTTGTCCCTTTTGGAATGACAACAGTCACTGTGGAATAAGAGACTGTGCCGTAAAGCCCTGCCCATCT GATGAAGTCCCTGATGGAATCAGATCTGGAAGTTACAAG TATTCAGAAGAAGCCAGTAACCTTGCTGAAGAATGTGAAGAAGCCAAGAGGCTCGGAGCTGTTGATGGCTCTCTGAG CAAGGAAACCCAGCAGGCCGTGCTTCGGTGGAGTCGGCACGATGACTCTTCAGACAGCTTCTGCGAAGCTGATG ATATCTCTTCTCCCGACGCGGAGTACGTGGATTTACTCTTGAATCCAGAACGCTATACTGGCTACAAAGGGCCAGACGCCTGGAAAATTTGGAACAGTATTTATGAAGAAAACTGCTTCAA gccTCAGAATGTAAAAAGACCTTTGGCATCTGGTAGAG AGCTGCGGGCCCTATCCAAAGTGCTGCCGTTCTTTGAGCGCCCGGCGTTCCAGCTGTACACGGGGAATAAAAGTCACGATGCGGAAATGAAAAACCTATTGCTGGAAATTCTCCATCTGGCCAA gTCCTTCCCGCTGCATTTTGATGAAAACTCATTCTTTGCAGGGAATAAAAAGGAAGCTGCAAAACTAAAG GAGGAATTTAGGCTACACTTTAAGAATATTTCTAAGATAATGGACTGTGTTGGCTGCTTCAAATGTCGCCTGTGGGGGAAGCTGCAG ACGCAGGGCCTGGGTACAGCGCTGAAGATCCTCTTTTCTGAAAGTCTGATAGAAAAGATACCTGAAAGCGGCCCTTCCTATGGATTCCAGCTGACAAGACAAGAAATCGTTGCCTTATTTAATGCTTTTGGAAG GATTTCAACAAGCGTTAGAGAACTGGAAAACTTTAGGAACATCTTGCAAAATATGCGGTGA
- the ERO1A gene encoding ERO1-like protein alpha isoform X8: protein MAAGSGLLLLRAVGFAVLLLPVVPRGPPSVAERRCFCQVTGHLDDCTCDVETIDAFNNYKLFPRLNELLESDYFRYYKVNLKKPCPFWNDNSHCGIRDCAVKPCPSYSEEASNLAEECEEAKRLGAVDGSLSKETQQAVLRWSRHDDSSDSFCEADDISSPDAEYVDLLLNPERYTGYKGPDAWKIWNSIYEENCFKPQNVKRPLASGRGHMFYKWLQGVCVEKRAFYRLVSGLHASINIHLSARYLLQDTWSEKKWGPNVTEFQQRFDEVITRGEGPRRLKNLYFLYLIELRALSKVLPFFERPAFQLYTGNKSHDAEMKNLLLEILHLAKSFPLHFDENSFFAGNKKEAAKLKEEFRLHFKNISKIMDCVGCFKCRLWGKLQTQGLGTALKILFSESLIEKIPESGPSYGFQLTRQEIVALFNAFGRISTSVRELENFRNILQNMR from the exons ATGGCGGCGGGTAGCGGGCTGCTGCTGTTGCGAGCGGTGGGATTCGCCGTTCTCCTGTTGCCGGTGGTGCCCCGTGGGCCGCCCAGCGTGGCGGAACGACGCTGCTTCTGCCAG GTTACTGGTCATTTAGATGACTGCACCTGTGATGTAGAAACCATTGATGCCTTCAACAACTACAAGCTTTTTCCTAGACTGAATGAACTTCTTGAAAGTGACTATTTTAGATACTACAAG GTAAACTTAAAGAAACCTTGTCCCTTTTGGAATGACAACAGTCACTGTGGAATAAGAGACTGTGCCGTAAAGCCCTGCCCATCT TATTCAGAAGAAGCCAGTAACCTTGCTGAAGAATGTGAAGAAGCCAAGAGGCTCGGAGCTGTTGATGGCTCTCTGAG CAAGGAAACCCAGCAGGCCGTGCTTCGGTGGAGTCGGCACGATGACTCTTCAGACAGCTTCTGCGAAGCTGATG ATATCTCTTCTCCCGACGCGGAGTACGTGGATTTACTCTTGAATCCAGAACGCTATACTGGCTACAAAGGGCCAGACGCCTGGAAAATTTGGAACAGTATTTATGAAGAAAACTGCTTCAA gccTCAGAATGTAAAAAGACCTTTGGCATCTGGTAGAG ggCATATGTTTTACAAGTGGCTGCAAG GTGTCTGTGTAGAGAAGCGAGCTTTCTACAGACTTGTTTCTGGTCTCCATGCAAGCATCAACATCCATTTGAGTGCCAGGTACCTTTTACAAG atACATGGTCAGAGAAGAAATGGGGCCCCAACGTTACAGAGTTCCAGCAGAGATTTGATGAAGTCATCACCAGAGGGGAAGGTCCCAGAAGACTCAAGAACCTGTATTTCCTCTACCTGATAGAGCTGCGGGCCCTATCCAAAGTGCTGCCGTTCTTTGAGCGCCCGGCGTTCCAGCTGTACACGGGGAATAAAAGTCACGATGCGGAAATGAAAAACCTATTGCTGGAAATTCTCCATCTGGCCAA gTCCTTCCCGCTGCATTTTGATGAAAACTCATTCTTTGCAGGGAATAAAAAGGAAGCTGCAAAACTAAAG GAGGAATTTAGGCTACACTTTAAGAATATTTCTAAGATAATGGACTGTGTTGGCTGCTTCAAATGTCGCCTGTGGGGGAAGCTGCAG ACGCAGGGCCTGGGTACAGCGCTGAAGATCCTCTTTTCTGAAAGTCTGATAGAAAAGATACCTGAAAGCGGCCCTTCCTATGGATTCCAGCTGACAAGACAAGAAATCGTTGCCTTATTTAATGCTTTTGGAAG GATTTCAACAAGCGTTAGAGAACTGGAAAACTTTAGGAACATCTTGCAAAATATGCGGTGA
- the ERO1A gene encoding ERO1-like protein alpha isoform X10 encodes MAAGSGLLLLRAVGFAVLLLPVVPRGPPSVAERRCFCQVTGHLDDCTCDVNLKKPCPFWNDNSHCGIRDCAVKPCPSDEVPDGIRSGSYKYSEEASNLAEECEEAKRLGAVDGSLSKETQQAVLRWSRHDDSSDSFCEADDISSPDAEYVDLLLNPERYTGYKGPDAWKIWNSIYEENCFKPQNVKRPLASGRGESSVSLRHMFYKWLQGVCVEKRAFYRLVSGLHASINIHLSARYLLQDTWSEKKWGPNVTEFQQRFDEVITRGEGPRRLKNLYFLYLIELRALSKVLPFFERPAFQLYTGNKSHDAEMKNLLLEILHLAKSFPLHFDENSFFAGNKKEAAKLKEEFRLHFKNISKIMDCVGCFKCRLWGKLQTQGLGTALKILFSESLIEKIPESGPSYGFQLTRQEIVALFNAFGRISTSVRELENFRNILQNMR; translated from the exons ATGGCGGCGGGTAGCGGGCTGCTGCTGTTGCGAGCGGTGGGATTCGCCGTTCTCCTGTTGCCGGTGGTGCCCCGTGGGCCGCCCAGCGTGGCGGAACGACGCTGCTTCTGCCAG GTTACTGGTCATTTAGATGACTGCACCTGTGAT GTAAACTTAAAGAAACCTTGTCCCTTTTGGAATGACAACAGTCACTGTGGAATAAGAGACTGTGCCGTAAAGCCCTGCCCATCT GATGAAGTCCCTGATGGAATCAGATCTGGAAGTTACAAG TATTCAGAAGAAGCCAGTAACCTTGCTGAAGAATGTGAAGAAGCCAAGAGGCTCGGAGCTGTTGATGGCTCTCTGAG CAAGGAAACCCAGCAGGCCGTGCTTCGGTGGAGTCGGCACGATGACTCTTCAGACAGCTTCTGCGAAGCTGATG ATATCTCTTCTCCCGACGCGGAGTACGTGGATTTACTCTTGAATCCAGAACGCTATACTGGCTACAAAGGGCCAGACGCCTGGAAAATTTGGAACAGTATTTATGAAGAAAACTGCTTCAA gccTCAGAATGTAAAAAGACCTTTGGCATCTGGTAGAGGTGAGTCATCTGTCTCACTAA ggCATATGTTTTACAAGTGGCTGCAAG GTGTCTGTGTAGAGAAGCGAGCTTTCTACAGACTTGTTTCTGGTCTCCATGCAAGCATCAACATCCATTTGAGTGCCAGGTACCTTTTACAAG atACATGGTCAGAGAAGAAATGGGGCCCCAACGTTACAGAGTTCCAGCAGAGATTTGATGAAGTCATCACCAGAGGGGAAGGTCCCAGAAGACTCAAGAACCTGTATTTCCTCTACCTGATAGAGCTGCGGGCCCTATCCAAAGTGCTGCCGTTCTTTGAGCGCCCGGCGTTCCAGCTGTACACGGGGAATAAAAGTCACGATGCGGAAATGAAAAACCTATTGCTGGAAATTCTCCATCTGGCCAA gTCCTTCCCGCTGCATTTTGATGAAAACTCATTCTTTGCAGGGAATAAAAAGGAAGCTGCAAAACTAAAG GAGGAATTTAGGCTACACTTTAAGAATATTTCTAAGATAATGGACTGTGTTGGCTGCTTCAAATGTCGCCTGTGGGGGAAGCTGCAG ACGCAGGGCCTGGGTACAGCGCTGAAGATCCTCTTTTCTGAAAGTCTGATAGAAAAGATACCTGAAAGCGGCCCTTCCTATGGATTCCAGCTGACAAGACAAGAAATCGTTGCCTTATTTAATGCTTTTGGAAG GATTTCAACAAGCGTTAGAGAACTGGAAAACTTTAGGAACATCTTGCAAAATATGCGGTGA
- the ERO1A gene encoding ERO1-like protein alpha isoform X12, with protein MAAGSGLLLLRAVGFAVLLLPVVPRGPPSVAERRCFCQVTGHLDDCTCDVETIDAFNNYKLFPRLNELLESDYFRYYKVNLKKPCPFWNDNSHCGIRDCAVKPCPSVKRYTGYKGPDAWKIWNSIYEENCFKPQNVKRPLASGRGESSVSLRHMFYKWLQGVCVEKRAFYRLVSGLHASINIHLSARYLLQDTWSEKKWGPNVTEFQQRFDEVITRGEGPRRLKNLYFLYLIELRALSKVLPFFERPAFQLYTGNKSHDAEMKNLLLEILHLAKSFPLHFDENSFFAGNKKEAAKLKEEFRLHFKNISKIMDCVGCFKCRLWGKLQTQGLGTALKILFSESLIEKIPESGPSYGFQLTRQEIVALFNAFGRISTSVRELENFRNILQNMR; from the exons ATGGCGGCGGGTAGCGGGCTGCTGCTGTTGCGAGCGGTGGGATTCGCCGTTCTCCTGTTGCCGGTGGTGCCCCGTGGGCCGCCCAGCGTGGCGGAACGACGCTGCTTCTGCCAG GTTACTGGTCATTTAGATGACTGCACCTGTGATGTAGAAACCATTGATGCCTTCAACAACTACAAGCTTTTTCCTAGACTGAATGAACTTCTTGAAAGTGACTATTTTAGATACTACAAG GTAAACTTAAAGAAACCTTGTCCCTTTTGGAATGACAACAGTCACTGTGGAATAAGAGACTGTGCCGTAAAGCCCTGCCCATCTGTAA AACGCTATACTGGCTACAAAGGGCCAGACGCCTGGAAAATTTGGAACAGTATTTATGAAGAAAACTGCTTCAA gccTCAGAATGTAAAAAGACCTTTGGCATCTGGTAGAGGTGAGTCATCTGTCTCACTAA ggCATATGTTTTACAAGTGGCTGCAAG GTGTCTGTGTAGAGAAGCGAGCTTTCTACAGACTTGTTTCTGGTCTCCATGCAAGCATCAACATCCATTTGAGTGCCAGGTACCTTTTACAAG atACATGGTCAGAGAAGAAATGGGGCCCCAACGTTACAGAGTTCCAGCAGAGATTTGATGAAGTCATCACCAGAGGGGAAGGTCCCAGAAGACTCAAGAACCTGTATTTCCTCTACCTGATAGAGCTGCGGGCCCTATCCAAAGTGCTGCCGTTCTTTGAGCGCCCGGCGTTCCAGCTGTACACGGGGAATAAAAGTCACGATGCGGAAATGAAAAACCTATTGCTGGAAATTCTCCATCTGGCCAA gTCCTTCCCGCTGCATTTTGATGAAAACTCATTCTTTGCAGGGAATAAAAAGGAAGCTGCAAAACTAAAG GAGGAATTTAGGCTACACTTTAAGAATATTTCTAAGATAATGGACTGTGTTGGCTGCTTCAAATGTCGCCTGTGGGGGAAGCTGCAG ACGCAGGGCCTGGGTACAGCGCTGAAGATCCTCTTTTCTGAAAGTCTGATAGAAAAGATACCTGAAAGCGGCCCTTCCTATGGATTCCAGCTGACAAGACAAGAAATCGTTGCCTTATTTAATGCTTTTGGAAG GATTTCAACAAGCGTTAGAGAACTGGAAAACTTTAGGAACATCTTGCAAAATATGCGGTGA
- the ERO1A gene encoding ERO1-like protein alpha isoform X1 has translation MAAGSGLLLLRAVGFAVLLLPVVPRGPPSVAERRCFCQVTGHLDDCTCDVETIDAFNNYKLFPRLNELLESDYFRYYKVNLKKPCPFWNDNSHCGIRDCAVKPCPSDEVPDGIRSGSYKYSEEASNLAEECEEAKRLGAVDGSLSKETQQAVLRWSRHDDSSDSFCEADDCWGYEGISLGRWHVPAEVFVTDSALCFADISSPDAEYVDLLLNPERYTGYKGPDAWKIWNSIYEENCFKPQNVKRPLASGRGESSVSLRHMFYKWLQGVCVEKRAFYRLVSGLHASINIHLSARYLLQDTWSEKKWGPNVTEFQQRFDEVITRGEGPRRLKNLYFLYLIELRALSKVLPFFERPAFQLYTGNKSHDAEMKNLLLEILHLAKSFPLHFDENSFFAGNKKEAAKLKEEFRLHFKNISKIMDCVGCFKCRLWGKLQTQGLGTALKILFSESLIEKIPESGPSYGFQLTRQEIVALFNAFGRISTSVRELENFRNILQNMR, from the exons ATGGCGGCGGGTAGCGGGCTGCTGCTGTTGCGAGCGGTGGGATTCGCCGTTCTCCTGTTGCCGGTGGTGCCCCGTGGGCCGCCCAGCGTGGCGGAACGACGCTGCTTCTGCCAG GTTACTGGTCATTTAGATGACTGCACCTGTGATGTAGAAACCATTGATGCCTTCAACAACTACAAGCTTTTTCCTAGACTGAATGAACTTCTTGAAAGTGACTATTTTAGATACTACAAG GTAAACTTAAAGAAACCTTGTCCCTTTTGGAATGACAACAGTCACTGTGGAATAAGAGACTGTGCCGTAAAGCCCTGCCCATCT GATGAAGTCCCTGATGGAATCAGATCTGGAAGTTACAAG TATTCAGAAGAAGCCAGTAACCTTGCTGAAGAATGTGAAGAAGCCAAGAGGCTCGGAGCTGTTGATGGCTCTCTGAG CAAGGAAACCCAGCAGGCCGTGCTTCGGTGGAGTCGGCACGATGACTCTTCAGACAGCTTCTGCGAAGCTGATG ACTGTTGGGGATATGAAGGGATCAGCCTGGGAAGATGGCATGTTCCTGCAGAAGTTTTTGTCACTGACTCTGCACTCTGCTTCGCAGATATCTCTTCTCCCGACGCGGAGTACGTGGATTTACTCTTGAATCCAGAACGCTATACTGGCTACAAAGGGCCAGACGCCTGGAAAATTTGGAACAGTATTTATGAAGAAAACTGCTTCAA gccTCAGAATGTAAAAAGACCTTTGGCATCTGGTAGAGGTGAGTCATCTGTCTCACTAA ggCATATGTTTTACAAGTGGCTGCAAG GTGTCTGTGTAGAGAAGCGAGCTTTCTACAGACTTGTTTCTGGTCTCCATGCAAGCATCAACATCCATTTGAGTGCCAGGTACCTTTTACAAG atACATGGTCAGAGAAGAAATGGGGCCCCAACGTTACAGAGTTCCAGCAGAGATTTGATGAAGTCATCACCAGAGGGGAAGGTCCCAGAAGACTCAAGAACCTGTATTTCCTCTACCTGATAGAGCTGCGGGCCCTATCCAAAGTGCTGCCGTTCTTTGAGCGCCCGGCGTTCCAGCTGTACACGGGGAATAAAAGTCACGATGCGGAAATGAAAAACCTATTGCTGGAAATTCTCCATCTGGCCAA gTCCTTCCCGCTGCATTTTGATGAAAACTCATTCTTTGCAGGGAATAAAAAGGAAGCTGCAAAACTAAAG GAGGAATTTAGGCTACACTTTAAGAATATTTCTAAGATAATGGACTGTGTTGGCTGCTTCAAATGTCGCCTGTGGGGGAAGCTGCAG ACGCAGGGCCTGGGTACAGCGCTGAAGATCCTCTTTTCTGAAAGTCTGATAGAAAAGATACCTGAAAGCGGCCCTTCCTATGGATTCCAGCTGACAAGACAAGAAATCGTTGCCTTATTTAATGCTTTTGGAAG GATTTCAACAAGCGTTAGAGAACTGGAAAACTTTAGGAACATCTTGCAAAATATGCGGTGA
- the ERO1A gene encoding ERO1-like protein alpha isoform X4, which produces MAAGSGLLLLRAVGFAVLLLPVVPRGPPSVAERRCFCQVTGHLDDCTCDVETIDAFNNYKLFPRLNELLESDYFRYYKVNLKKPCPFWNDNSHCGIRDCAVKPCPSDEVPDGIRSGSYKYSEEASNLAEECEEAKRLGAVDGSLSKETQQAVLRWSRHDDSSDSFCEADDISSPDAEYVDLLLNPERYTGYKGPDAWKIWNSIYEENCFKPQNVKRPLASGRGESSVSLSGVCVEKRAFYRLVSGLHASINIHLSARYLLQDTWSEKKWGPNVTEFQQRFDEVITRGEGPRRLKNLYFLYLIELRALSKVLPFFERPAFQLYTGNKSHDAEMKNLLLEILHLAKSFPLHFDENSFFAGNKKEAAKLKEEFRLHFKNISKIMDCVGCFKCRLWGKLQTQGLGTALKILFSESLIEKIPESGPSYGFQLTRQEIVALFNAFGRISTSVRELENFRNILQNMR; this is translated from the exons ATGGCGGCGGGTAGCGGGCTGCTGCTGTTGCGAGCGGTGGGATTCGCCGTTCTCCTGTTGCCGGTGGTGCCCCGTGGGCCGCCCAGCGTGGCGGAACGACGCTGCTTCTGCCAG GTTACTGGTCATTTAGATGACTGCACCTGTGATGTAGAAACCATTGATGCCTTCAACAACTACAAGCTTTTTCCTAGACTGAATGAACTTCTTGAAAGTGACTATTTTAGATACTACAAG GTAAACTTAAAGAAACCTTGTCCCTTTTGGAATGACAACAGTCACTGTGGAATAAGAGACTGTGCCGTAAAGCCCTGCCCATCT GATGAAGTCCCTGATGGAATCAGATCTGGAAGTTACAAG TATTCAGAAGAAGCCAGTAACCTTGCTGAAGAATGTGAAGAAGCCAAGAGGCTCGGAGCTGTTGATGGCTCTCTGAG CAAGGAAACCCAGCAGGCCGTGCTTCGGTGGAGTCGGCACGATGACTCTTCAGACAGCTTCTGCGAAGCTGATG ATATCTCTTCTCCCGACGCGGAGTACGTGGATTTACTCTTGAATCCAGAACGCTATACTGGCTACAAAGGGCCAGACGCCTGGAAAATTTGGAACAGTATTTATGAAGAAAACTGCTTCAA gccTCAGAATGTAAAAAGACCTTTGGCATCTGGTAGAGGTGAGTCATCTGTCTCACTAAGTG GTGTCTGTGTAGAGAAGCGAGCTTTCTACAGACTTGTTTCTGGTCTCCATGCAAGCATCAACATCCATTTGAGTGCCAGGTACCTTTTACAAG atACATGGTCAGAGAAGAAATGGGGCCCCAACGTTACAGAGTTCCAGCAGAGATTTGATGAAGTCATCACCAGAGGGGAAGGTCCCAGAAGACTCAAGAACCTGTATTTCCTCTACCTGATAGAGCTGCGGGCCCTATCCAAAGTGCTGCCGTTCTTTGAGCGCCCGGCGTTCCAGCTGTACACGGGGAATAAAAGTCACGATGCGGAAATGAAAAACCTATTGCTGGAAATTCTCCATCTGGCCAA gTCCTTCCCGCTGCATTTTGATGAAAACTCATTCTTTGCAGGGAATAAAAAGGAAGCTGCAAAACTAAAG GAGGAATTTAGGCTACACTTTAAGAATATTTCTAAGATAATGGACTGTGTTGGCTGCTTCAAATGTCGCCTGTGGGGGAAGCTGCAG ACGCAGGGCCTGGGTACAGCGCTGAAGATCCTCTTTTCTGAAAGTCTGATAGAAAAGATACCTGAAAGCGGCCCTTCCTATGGATTCCAGCTGACAAGACAAGAAATCGTTGCCTTATTTAATGCTTTTGGAAG GATTTCAACAAGCGTTAGAGAACTGGAAAACTTTAGGAACATCTTGCAAAATATGCGGTGA
- the ERO1A gene encoding ERO1-like protein alpha isoform X11, whose product MAAGSGLLLLRAVGFAVLLLPVVPRGPPSVAERRCFCQVTGHLDDCTCDVETIDAFNNYKLFPRLNELLESDYFRYYKVNLKKPCPFWNDNSHCGIRDCAVKPCPSDEVPDGIRSGSYKYSEEASNLAEECEEAKRLGAVDGSLSKETQQAVLRWSRHDDSSDSFCEADDISSPDAEYVDLLLNPERYTGYKGPDAWKIWNSIYEENCFKPQNVKRPLASGRGESSVSLSDTWSEKKWGPNVTEFQQRFDEVITRGEGPRRLKNLYFLYLIELRALSKVLPFFERPAFQLYTGNKSHDAEMKNLLLEILHLAKSFPLHFDENSFFAGNKKEAAKLKEEFRLHFKNISKIMDCVGCFKCRLWGKLQTQGLGTALKILFSESLIEKIPESGPSYGFQLTRQEIVALFNAFGRISTSVRELENFRNILQNMR is encoded by the exons ATGGCGGCGGGTAGCGGGCTGCTGCTGTTGCGAGCGGTGGGATTCGCCGTTCTCCTGTTGCCGGTGGTGCCCCGTGGGCCGCCCAGCGTGGCGGAACGACGCTGCTTCTGCCAG GTTACTGGTCATTTAGATGACTGCACCTGTGATGTAGAAACCATTGATGCCTTCAACAACTACAAGCTTTTTCCTAGACTGAATGAACTTCTTGAAAGTGACTATTTTAGATACTACAAG GTAAACTTAAAGAAACCTTGTCCCTTTTGGAATGACAACAGTCACTGTGGAATAAGAGACTGTGCCGTAAAGCCCTGCCCATCT GATGAAGTCCCTGATGGAATCAGATCTGGAAGTTACAAG TATTCAGAAGAAGCCAGTAACCTTGCTGAAGAATGTGAAGAAGCCAAGAGGCTCGGAGCTGTTGATGGCTCTCTGAG CAAGGAAACCCAGCAGGCCGTGCTTCGGTGGAGTCGGCACGATGACTCTTCAGACAGCTTCTGCGAAGCTGATG ATATCTCTTCTCCCGACGCGGAGTACGTGGATTTACTCTTGAATCCAGAACGCTATACTGGCTACAAAGGGCCAGACGCCTGGAAAATTTGGAACAGTATTTATGAAGAAAACTGCTTCAA gccTCAGAATGTAAAAAGACCTTTGGCATCTGGTAGAGGTGAGTCATCTGTCTCACTAAGTG atACATGGTCAGAGAAGAAATGGGGCCCCAACGTTACAGAGTTCCAGCAGAGATTTGATGAAGTCATCACCAGAGGGGAAGGTCCCAGAAGACTCAAGAACCTGTATTTCCTCTACCTGATAGAGCTGCGGGCCCTATCCAAAGTGCTGCCGTTCTTTGAGCGCCCGGCGTTCCAGCTGTACACGGGGAATAAAAGTCACGATGCGGAAATGAAAAACCTATTGCTGGAAATTCTCCATCTGGCCAA gTCCTTCCCGCTGCATTTTGATGAAAACTCATTCTTTGCAGGGAATAAAAAGGAAGCTGCAAAACTAAAG GAGGAATTTAGGCTACACTTTAAGAATATTTCTAAGATAATGGACTGTGTTGGCTGCTTCAAATGTCGCCTGTGGGGGAAGCTGCAG ACGCAGGGCCTGGGTACAGCGCTGAAGATCCTCTTTTCTGAAAGTCTGATAGAAAAGATACCTGAAAGCGGCCCTTCCTATGGATTCCAGCTGACAAGACAAGAAATCGTTGCCTTATTTAATGCTTTTGGAAG GATTTCAACAAGCGTTAGAGAACTGGAAAACTTTAGGAACATCTTGCAAAATATGCGGTGA
- the ERO1A gene encoding ERO1-like protein alpha isoform X2: MAAGSGLLLLRAVGFAVLLLPVVPRGPPSVAERRCFCQVTGHLDDCTCDVETIDAFNNYKLFPRLNELLESDYFRYYKVNLKKPCPFWNDNSHCGIRDCAVKPCPSDEVPDGIRSGSYKYSEEASNLAEECEEAKRLGAVDGSLSKETQQAVLRWSRHDDSSDSFCEADDISSPDAEYVDLLLNPERYTGYKGPDAWKIWNSIYEENCFKPQNVKRPLASGRGESSVSLRHMFYKWLQGVCVEKRAFYRLVSGLHASINIHLSARYLLQDTWSEKKWGPNVTEFQQRFDEVITRGEGPRRLKNLYFLYLIELRALSKVLPFFERPAFQLYTGNKSHDAEMKNLLLEILHLAKSFPLHFDENSFFAGNKKEAAKLKEEFRLHFKNISKIMDCVGCFKCRLWGKLQTQGLGTALKILFSESLIEKIPESGPSYGFQLTRQEIVALFNAFGRISTSVRELENFRNILQNMR; the protein is encoded by the exons ATGGCGGCGGGTAGCGGGCTGCTGCTGTTGCGAGCGGTGGGATTCGCCGTTCTCCTGTTGCCGGTGGTGCCCCGTGGGCCGCCCAGCGTGGCGGAACGACGCTGCTTCTGCCAG GTTACTGGTCATTTAGATGACTGCACCTGTGATGTAGAAACCATTGATGCCTTCAACAACTACAAGCTTTTTCCTAGACTGAATGAACTTCTTGAAAGTGACTATTTTAGATACTACAAG GTAAACTTAAAGAAACCTTGTCCCTTTTGGAATGACAACAGTCACTGTGGAATAAGAGACTGTGCCGTAAAGCCCTGCCCATCT GATGAAGTCCCTGATGGAATCAGATCTGGAAGTTACAAG TATTCAGAAGAAGCCAGTAACCTTGCTGAAGAATGTGAAGAAGCCAAGAGGCTCGGAGCTGTTGATGGCTCTCTGAG CAAGGAAACCCAGCAGGCCGTGCTTCGGTGGAGTCGGCACGATGACTCTTCAGACAGCTTCTGCGAAGCTGATG ATATCTCTTCTCCCGACGCGGAGTACGTGGATTTACTCTTGAATCCAGAACGCTATACTGGCTACAAAGGGCCAGACGCCTGGAAAATTTGGAACAGTATTTATGAAGAAAACTGCTTCAA gccTCAGAATGTAAAAAGACCTTTGGCATCTGGTAGAGGTGAGTCATCTGTCTCACTAA ggCATATGTTTTACAAGTGGCTGCAAG GTGTCTGTGTAGAGAAGCGAGCTTTCTACAGACTTGTTTCTGGTCTCCATGCAAGCATCAACATCCATTTGAGTGCCAGGTACCTTTTACAAG atACATGGTCAGAGAAGAAATGGGGCCCCAACGTTACAGAGTTCCAGCAGAGATTTGATGAAGTCATCACCAGAGGGGAAGGTCCCAGAAGACTCAAGAACCTGTATTTCCTCTACCTGATAGAGCTGCGGGCCCTATCCAAAGTGCTGCCGTTCTTTGAGCGCCCGGCGTTCCAGCTGTACACGGGGAATAAAAGTCACGATGCGGAAATGAAAAACCTATTGCTGGAAATTCTCCATCTGGCCAA gTCCTTCCCGCTGCATTTTGATGAAAACTCATTCTTTGCAGGGAATAAAAAGGAAGCTGCAAAACTAAAG GAGGAATTTAGGCTACACTTTAAGAATATTTCTAAGATAATGGACTGTGTTGGCTGCTTCAAATGTCGCCTGTGGGGGAAGCTGCAG ACGCAGGGCCTGGGTACAGCGCTGAAGATCCTCTTTTCTGAAAGTCTGATAGAAAAGATACCTGAAAGCGGCCCTTCCTATGGATTCCAGCTGACAAGACAAGAAATCGTTGCCTTATTTAATGCTTTTGGAAG GATTTCAACAAGCGTTAGAGAACTGGAAAACTTTAGGAACATCTTGCAAAATATGCGGTGA